The genomic window ATCTGTCGAGTATTTAAAAAAATTAGAGTCGCGCTATCCTAATAGCAAATACGGCGCTCAAGCAAAACTTGACATGGCTTATGCCTACTACAAGCAACAAGATGCTGCTCAGTGCGTCTCAACGATTGAGCGTTTTATTAAAATACACCCCAATCATCCGAATCTCGATTATGCCTATTACTTAAAAGGGGTGGCTTACTTTAAGGAAAGAGGCATAGTCGAAAAAGCGACTTTCCAGGATGTCAGTGATCGTGATCCTAAAGTTTTAAGGCAGTCGTTTCTTGCCTTTAAAGACTTGCTGACACTTTACCCCAACACGCGTTATGGCAAAGATGCCACGGAACGTATGATTTATTTAAAAAATAAATTGGCGGATCATGAACTTCATATAGCCCGTCATTATATGAAAGTGAAAGCGTATGTCGCGGCATTAAACCGTGCTAAATATGTCATTGAAAGCTATCCTGATTCTAGTTTCGTGGAGGAGGCGCTTGTGATTATGATCAGCGCTTATGACAATTTAGGTATGGATGATTTGAAAGAAGATAACTTAAGAATTCTAAAACAAAATTATCCTAATAGCCTCATGTTTTCTAAAGGTAAGGATACCAAAAAACAAGATTGGTGGAAATTCTGGGATAAAGACTAGCGTTTCTTAGCTTCTAGTTTATTTTTATCTGTGAGTTTTTTACGCAGTGCATTCTTGCGACGACGCATCGACACAACCCCCTCTTTAGGCTTCCTTTTTTCTTCATCCAGGTAAGGATTTTCCCCTTGCTTAAATTGCACCCTTAACGGTGTACCAATGATTTGAAATGCTTGTCTAAATGCGCTCTCTAAAAAACGCATATAGCTATCCTTAATGGCATTGACATGATTCCCATGAATGACAATCACAGGTGGATTGGACCCGCCTTGATGTGCATAACGTAATTTTGGACGAATGCCTTTTGAGATAGGTGGCTGATGCTGTTGTAATGTATCTATAAGGGCACGTGTTAATTTAGGTGTAGACATTTTAATAAATGCACCACGATAAGCCTCGTCGACTGATTTTAAAATTTCAGTGAGTCCTTTTTTCTTTAAGGCTGATACGTATTGAAATTCAGCAAATTTTAAAAATTGTAATTTACGTTGTATATCTTGTTTCACAATGTCTCTTTCATCTTCTTTTAATCGATCCCATTTATTAATAGCGACCACAAGTGCACGACCTGCTTCCAAGATATAAGCGCCCACGTGTGCATCTTGTTCAGTGATACCCTCTTCCGCATCTACGACTAGAATCGCGACATTCGCCTCTTCAATAGCTTGTAATGTTTTAATGACAGAAAATTTTTCTATCGCTTCAAAGACCCTGCCTTTCTTTCGAATGCCAGCTGTATCAATAAGTATGTAATTTTTATCATTGCGTTCAATTTCAATTTCAATAGAATCGCGCGTTGTACCGGGTTCATCAAAAGCAATCACACGATCTTCACCTAAAAATGCATTGACTAATGTAGATTTGCCGACATTAGGGCGGCCTACAATCGCAATCTTTGGAATTTTTTGGCGTACCTCATTAACTTCAATATCTTCTTTTTTAAAAGGCTCTAATGCTATCTGAATCATATCTCGCACACCTTCACCATGTGCTGACGAAATACCTGAGGGATCGCCTAAGCCTAGTTCAAAAAATTCAGCTGTCGCAATACCTCTTTGCATGCCTTCTGTTTTATTCACAAGAAGATAAATATTACGATTCATTTTACGTAATAGTTCAGCAATGACGCGATCATGAGGAGTCACACCTTGACGTCCATCCACAATAAAAAAAACAATATCGGCTTCATCAATGGCAAGCAGTGTTTGTTTTGCCATTTCCTTTTGAATGCCTTTTTCGATTAAGGGCTCGAAGCCACCCGTATCGATCACAATGTATGGCATATCACCTCCTAAGCCTCGTCCATAATGGCGATCGCGCGTTAGGCCTGGAAGATCTGCCACTAACGCATCACGAGATTTAGTTAAACGATTAAATAAAGTGGATTTGCCGACGTTAGGTCGGCCCACAAGCGCTATGGTGGGTAACATGATTATTGAATAGCGATGGCGTAGAGTCCGCCGTTACGTGTTTGCGCTAAGAACTTACCTGTTTCAAATTCAACCATACGTCGCATCACAGGCAAAGAATCATCGTCTAATTGAATGCGACCTAAAAAAGCACCGGTTTCTTTATCTAAGAAATGAACATAGCCTTCCAAGTCCCCTACAGCCACGTAATCGCCCATACCTAGGGGAGTCGTGAGTTTTCGGTTTAAGAGATCACCTTGACGCCAGTAGGTTTTACCAGATTCAATCGCTAGAGAGTAAAGAGCACCTCCGGTATGTGCTACATAAATTCTCGCACCCTCTATGTTAAGGCCTGTATAACTTGAGATATCACGACTCCATAGCGTTCGTGCATTCACGCGATCGACTGCTGAAATTTTACCTTGATAAGCGACTGTATAGATCGTTAGTCCATCAATGACGGGTACACTTGTGATATCAGATGCACGTTCAATTTCTGTCACACCTTTGGGTTGTGCCACATTAATTTCCCAAATCAACGAGCCATTGTCTTCACGAATAGCCGCTAATTTACCCCCCGGAAATCCTGCATAGATGACACCGTCACTTGCCACAACCCCTACACTTGATCTTAAACTCAAAGGTGGGCCTACTCTTGAGAAAGTCCATTTTTTTAGACCATCTTTAACATTGACGCCATGAATAAGATTGTCTGATGTTCTCACAATCACAAGACCTTCATGGATAGTGGGAGTGCTTAAAATTTGACTCGATAGTCTTGTCTTCCAAAGCAATTTGGCATTTAAATCATAAGCTACTAGTACACCTGTGGATGTGCCCACTGTAATTTCATTGACCCCAACACCCACGCCACCTGATAACTTTTCACCGGTTTTAATGTTCCAGATAGATTTACCGCTTTTTAAATCAAATTTAGCTAAACTTCCATCGGATGATGCAGCGTATGCTTCTTCTCCAATAATGCCAGGATAGAATTCAAATGATTCAGTGCCTTCTAATTTTGCAGACCAAAGTATTTTAGGGTTAAGTTTAGCTTTGAATTCTTTAAGGCTTGCAGGAGGGTCAATGGGGTCTTGACCTACAATGCTCTGTGAAACTTGATCCGTAAAATCTTTTACAGGACCACAAGCTAAAAGCGCAATAGATAAAAATACGAGAAGAAGATAACGAAATAAAATCAAACCTTACACCCCAAGTGATTCTAATTTTTCTTGTGTGAATCTGGCATAAGGATCTTTAGGTCCAAATCGTTTCAATGCTTCTTGATAGGCTTTTTTAGCCTCTTCTTTTTTACCCATCGCATTTAAAATATCACCCTTTAGATCATTCGATAGACCAAGATAACCCTCATTATCGACATTATTTGCTTTCTTTAAAGCCTCTTCATATTTTTTTTCTTCGACTAATATTTGACCTAATTGAATGAGGGCAATCGACTCTGTGGCTGATCCTTTTGCGTGGCTCGATGCCCATTCCAATTTTTCTTTGGCTTTATCTTTTAAGCCTTCAAGATAACTTGCTTTTGCAAATAAAATCGCAGCACGACCTGCGTATGGTGTTCCACCAAAATCATCAATTAGATTTTGAGACTTTTGCATAATCTCTTTGGTATTTTTTTCATCCAACACCACAATGCTTTGATAAAGTTCAGAAGCGGCTAATGATTGCTTGGTTTGGTAATAACCCCATCCTTGATAAAGCCCATATAAAACAAAAAATGCAATGACACCACGCGTGATGTAGTTGCCATATTTTTTCCAAAGCGCTTTAAGTTCGTCTACCTGTTCTTGTTCTTCTAAATCGAGTGCCATAGCTTTTTATTTCCTTTAAAAAAAATTAACTGACTTTAAATTTAAAATGATTACCTGGAATTGCATTTAAGAGTTCACGCGTGTAATTCGCATTTGGTTTTTCATAAATGCCTTTGATAGAACCTTGTTCTACAATTTTCCCTTGATGCATCACCGCAATGTTATCTGCCATATGTCGGACCACTCTTAAATCATGACTAATGAATAGATAACTCAAACCTAATTCTTTTTGTAAGTCTTTAAGTAATAATAAAATCTGTGCTTGAATCGATACATCAAGGGCCGAAACAGGCTCATCACAAATTACGAGCTCGGGTTCTACAATTAAAGCTCTTGCAATACCAATTCTTTGTCTTTGCCCACCTGAAAATTGATGCGGGTATTTATTCAAATCAGACACTTCCAACCCTACTTTTTTAATCATGTCGCGCATCTTTTTATCGCGCACAATTTTATGACCCAAATCATGAATTAATAAGCCTTCTTCTAAAATTTCACTAATCTTCATGCGAGGATTGAGTGAAGCATAAGGGTCTTGAAATACCATTTGTATATGGCGTTTAAGATATTTTTTATCCTTTACATCTAAAGAGTTGAGGTTTTTACCTTTAAAGAAAAGCTCTCCTTCATCAAGCGACAGCAATTGTAACAGACAACGCGCCAAGGTTGACTTACCACTGCCTGATTCACCTACAATCGCTAGCGTTTCTCCTTTTTTAATCGATACACTGACATTATTGAGTGCCTTGATGACTCTTTGTTTTTTTACAAAAAAGCCAGACGTTTGCGTATAGGTTTTATAAAGACCCTTAGCCTCTAACAACACTTCATTTTTAACAATTTTTGCCATGATTAAAATCTATCTCTTAAATGAATGTGCGATGTTGAATAGGTTTTAATTTCTTTATCCCTTTGGCATCTGGCACACATTGCAGCAAAGCTTTTGTATAAGCATGTTTTGGTTTTTTTAACACGTCCTTGACACTTCCTTTTTCAACCATGTGGCCTTGATACATGACAATGACATCATCTGCAATTTCTTCTACTACACCAAAATCGTGCGTTATAAAAAGCATGGCCATGTGTCTTTTTTCTTTTAAGTTTCGAAGAAGTTTTAAAATTTGTGCTTGCACTGTGACATCCAAAGCGGTCGTCGGTTCATCTGCGATTAAAATTAAGGGTTCACACGCAATACTCATCGCGATCATAATGCGTTGCCTTTGTCCACCTGACAGCTCATCGGGATAACTTGAAATACGATCTGCTGCGATGCCCACCTCTTTAAAAAGAGATAGCACTTTTTTATTTAAACTATTGTTATCTAAATTTAAATGCACACTGAGTGCTTCTTTAATTTGATCTCCAACGGTTAAGACCGGATTTAATGATGTCATGGGTTCTTGAAAAATCATCGCCATCGATTTACCGCGAAAAGATCGCATCTCCACATTAGATAATTGAGATATATTTTTTCCTTCAAAATAGATATCGCCAGTTTGTTTGAGTTGCGTGGACAAAAGTTTCATGATGGAGAGTGCCGTTAAACTTTTACCGCTACCTGATTCGCCCACAATGCAAGTGGTGCGACCTGGATATAAATCAAATGAAACATCATCCACTAAAATTTTACGTGGTTCATTTGTGGGAGACACTTTTAAATGTTTGACTTCAAGTATTTTTTTCATGATGTTTGTTTCAACAAGAATTGCGCTAATTCAACTAATGAAATTTTAGATTGTACGTTTTCAACTCTTAAGGATTTGACTTGGGCTACACCCTCTTTCATTTCATCATCACCTAAGATGACTGCATATGCAGCACCGCTTTTATCAGCGCGTTTCATTTGTGATTTAAAGCTACTGCCGCCTGAATTTAATACCACTTTTAATCCGTGACTTCGAAGCGTTTCAGAAAGCTTAAGTGCATACTTTTCAGCAGTCTCACCTAGATTCACCACATAAATATTGGGTTCGTTTTGGAGAACAACACCCATCTCTTCTAAAAGTAAGATGATGCGTTCTAGCCCAATACCAAAACCTGAGGCAGGTGTTTTATCCCCACCTAATCGCTCAATCAAATAATCGTATCTGCCACCCCCTGCAATAGTGCCTTGGCTGCCCAAGCGGTTCGTCACCCACTCATAGACAGTGCGATTGTAGTAATCAAGACCTCTGACTAAGCGATGGTGTAATTTAAAAGAAATCCCTGCTTCTTCTAAATAGCCACACACTGCGTCAAAGTGCGCTTTGGCCTCACTATTTAAGTACTCGGATAATTTAGGTGCCCCTTCAATCATGGTTTGCATGGCAGGATTTTTACTATCCAAAATCCGCAATGGGTTTTGGTGGAGTCGACGTTTCGAGTCTTCATCTAAAGTGTCTTGATGAGTTTCAAAATAACGAATGAGTTCAGTGCGATAGGTCAATCGATCTTCAGGGTCACCTATGGAATTGATATGAAGTTCAACGTCTTTAATATCGAGCGCTTTCCAGAGTCTTGCCAATAATAAGATTTGTTCAGCATCGATATTGGCATCACTAAATCCAAAGGCCTCAACACCCACCTGATTAAATTGGCGTTGACGGCCCTTTTGTACGTTCTCGTGTCTGAACATCGGACCTTGATACCACAAACGAATGGGGCCATTGTAGGTGAGGTTATGTTCAATGACCGCTCTCACACATCCGGCTGTGCCCTCAGGGCGGAGTGTGAGTTGATCCTCATTTAAAGGGTCAATCCAGGAATACATTTCTTTTTCAACAATATCAGTATGAGTTCCCACACTATCGACAAATAATGAAGTCGGTTCAACGATGGGTAAATTGATTTTTTCGTAAGCATAAAGATTTAATACTTCACGAATTTTGTCCTCAACAAAATACCAAAGTGGCGTCTTATCGGGTAAGACATCATAAAAACCTTTAATGCTTTGTAATTTTTTAGGCATAGCTGTTATTTTAACTTTGAATAGTGCGATTCTACATAGCTCATGACAATGGCTTTAAATTCTTTTGCAATATTGTCACCCTTTAAAGTGACCGTCTTTTCACCATCTACAAATACAGGGGCTACTGGAATTTCACCTGTACCAGGAAGACTAATACCAATATTGGCGAGCTTCGATTCTCCAGGGCCATTGACGACACATCCCATTACAGCGACTGACATATCTTCAACACCTGGAAATTGATCTTTCCATTGTGGCATCGAATCACGTAAAAAAGTTTGAATCTCGAGTGCTAACTCTTGAAAATAAGTCGACGTCGTTCGGCCGCATCCAGGACATGCAGTCACTAAAGGTGTGAAAGAGCGAATCCCCATGGTTTGTAAAATTTCTTGCGCGACCACGACTTCATTTGTTCTGGGTTCATTGGATATGGGTGTTAAAGATACGCGAATGGTGTCGCCGATACCTTGTTGTAAAAGAATAGCTAAAGCAGCGGTGGAGGCTACAATGCCTTTCGAACCCATTCCAGCTTCGGTTAAACCAAGGTGGAGTGGGTATGAAGTTCTTTTCGCAAGCTCATGATAAATAAGGATTAAATCTTGAACAACACTCACTTTACAAGAGATCACAATTTTATTTTTTGGTAACCCCCAAGAGACGGCTTGCTCTGCACTTTCTAAAGCGGATTGAATTAAAGCTTCCCGCATGAGCGCATCGCTAGACAATGGATTCTTTAATTTCGCATTCTCATCCATCATCATCGCTAATTTAGCTTGATCTAAACTTCCCCAATTGACCCCAATGCGTACCGGTTTATCATAGGTTTTAGCAATACTGATCATCGCTTCAAACTGTTCATCACGACGACTGCCCTTACCTACATTGCCAGGATTAATACGGTATTTGGCGAGGAGTTTTGCGCACTCAGGGTAGGCTTGTAATAATTTGTGCCCATTAAAATGAAAATCGCCTACGATCGGCACATGACAATTTCTTTGTTTTAGCTCTTCGACAATCTTTGGAATGGCGTCTGCAGAAGCTTCATTATTCACTGTGACTCTGACAATTTCAGAACCGGCTTTCCATAAATCAAAAACCTGTTCTACGGTTTTTTGAATATCTGCCGTATCGGTATTAGTCATGGATTGAACCACAATAGGCGAGCCCCCGCCGACGGGAACTGACCCCACCATCACTTGATAAGTCGGTTTTTTAATTAAGATTTCATTCATTTTTATACAATTAAATCAATAGTTTATTAAGTTAAATTCATTCTTTTTAGAGATCTTGTGGTCTTATCTTTCACCTGCCCTGCGAGCTGCCCACAAGCGGCATCAATATCGTCCCCTCTAGTTTTTCTGACCGTCACAATATAATCTTGATTCATAAGGACTTCTTTAAATTTACGAATTTGCTCGTAAGATGAACACTTATATCCGCTATTGGGGAATGGATTAAATGGGATTAAATTAAATTTACATGGCACATCTTTGACGATTTGAAGTAAAGCTTTGGCATCTTCTATCGAATCATTAATACCATCTAACATGACATATTCGAACGTCACAAAATCTCTGGGTGCTTTTTCTAAATAACGCTGACACCCTGCCATAAGTTCTTTTATAGGAAATTTTTTATTAATAGGTACAATTTCGTCCCTTAATTTATCATTCGATGCATGAAGCGATACGGCCAACGCCACAGGACAATCTTCTTTTAAGCGATCCATGGCGTTGACTAGCCCACTGGTAGAGAGTGTGACACGGCGGCGGCTTAAACCATAAGCCCTATCGTCTAACATGAGTTTCATGGCACTCACCACATTATCATAATTAGCTAAAGGTTCCCCCATACCCATCATGACCACATTACTAATAATGCGTTCTGAGTTCGCTAATGCGTTATAACCGTCTTGTTGGCGAACATAAAAATTAGCTAACCATAGTTGCCCAATAATTTCAGCAGTCGTTAAATTGCGATTAAACCCTTGTCGACCTGTGGAACAGAATGTACATTCAAGCGCGCATCCGACTTGAGACGAAATACATAAAGTACCTCGATCATCTTCGGGAATAAAAACGGTTTCGATACCATTATTGCCACCCACATCGAATAGCCATTTACGTGTCCCATCATCCGACATCGCGTCACTCATAACGGATGGAAATTCAATGGTGGTTTTGTCTTTTAATACATCACAAAATACTTTAGAAATATCAGTCATCTCATTGAAATCAATGAGACTTTCTTGATAAATCCAATGCATCAACTGCTTGGCTCGATAAGGCTTTTCACCGAACGTTTCAATATATGAAACGAGGTGCTCGTAGTCTAAATCGAGCAAGTTAGTCATTTAAAAATTAACCGAAGAAGTATTTGATTTCGATTTTTGCGTTATCTAACGAATCAGATCCGTGCACAGCATTCGCATCAATACTTTCCGCAAAGTCAGCACGAATGGTTCCGGGCGCTGCTTCTTTAGGATTAGTAGCACCCATTAAATCACGGTGTTTTAAAACAGCATTCTCCCCTTCTAAAGCTTGGATCATGACAGGGCCAGAAATCATAAAACCTACTAAATCTTTAAAGAAAGGGCGATCTTTGTGCACAGCATAAAAGCCTTCTGCTTCAGCTTGAGATAAATGTGTCATTTTAGCTTTAATAATTTTTAAGCCTGCATTCTCAAAACGTGAATAGATTTGACCAATCACATTTTTTTTAACTGCATCAGGTTTAATAATCGATAAGGTTTGTTCAATTGCCATTTGTAATGTACTCCGTAAGATTTAACATCGTTGAAAAGACTGTTAAAATAACATTTTTAGAGGTTTTAATAAAGAACAAAGCTCATGCAACGCACCTATTTAACAACTGCGATGTACTATTTTGTAAGCCTTCCTCACTTTAAAACGTTAAGAGAGCCACTTCTCAATTTCTGCATATCTAAAAACATCAAAGGCACCCTTCTTTTAGCTGATGAGGGTATCAACGGCACCGTCGCCGGCTCTGAAAAATCAACCATCGAATTGCTCGACTATTTAAAAACAGATCCACTTTTTGAAGGTCACTTCAAAAACTTAAGCCATAAAGAATCTTGGTCGGATAAACATCCCTTCTATCGCATGAAGGTGAAGCTTAAAAAAGAAATTGTGACTTTAGGGGTTCCGGGTGTATCACCTACTAAAGTGGTGGGGAAATATGTCAAGCCTCAAGATTGGAATAAGATTATTTCAGATCCGGAAGTAGTATTGATTGATACACGCAATGATTATGAATATGCGATTGGGTCTTTTAGAAATGCGATTAATCCAAAAACCAATTCCTTCCGAGAATTTCCTGAATACGTGAGAACACATTTTGATCTTAAGAAATATAAGAAGGTCGCTATGTTTTGTACTGGCGGCATTCGTTGTGAAAAAGCCTCCTCCTTCATGATGAGTGAAGGTTTTGATGAAGTGTATCACTTAGAAGGTGGCATTCTAAAATACTTAGAAGAAGTGAAGCCTGATGAGAGTTTATGGCAAGGCGAATGCTTTGTATTTGATCAACGTGTCGCTATTAAACATGGACTTGAAGTGGGCGATTACGATCAATGCTATGCCTGTCGTTATCCGCTATCTCATGACGATATGAAGAGTGATAAATACACGCCTGGTATCTCCTGCCCTCATTGCTTTAATACACACACCCCAGAAAAGTTAAAGAGCCTAACTGAGCGTCAACGACAAGTAATTTTAGCTAAAAAGCGCGGAGAAGAGCATATAGGTAAAAAACTTGTTTAATTACCTAACCACCTTCTCGTTTCAGGCCCCCCCTTAAATTGAGACTAATACTATGAAAATGTATGTCCAACAATTGTTTCAAGAAAAACCTTTAAAAATACTTGAATTACTTTTTTTAAGTCTTTTTATACTCGCCCTTCCAAGTCTAGAAGCCCCAAAAAATATTTTCTTAGCAGGCTTTATTTTGATAGCTCTATGGAATCAATTTCAAATAAATAAAAAACCATCATGGTCAGCTTGGGATTGGATTTTTTTATTATTCATAACATCCTCTCTCTTGAGTGCTATTTTTTCTGGCATTCATAATGGGGATGAATGGGATGGTTTTAGAACGATTTTATTTATAATTTCATTTGGCTGGGTGATGTCTAGAGCAAACTATCAAAAAAATCAGATTCTTTCATTATTTTTAATGAGTATATGCTCAGCATTTTTAGCCTTAATTTTTGCTTGGTATGAATTGAATATAAGCCATGCAAGAAGACTTTTAGAGCTTCATTCAGTTGGCCATGTCAATCATTCAGCAATTTATCTCACGACTATTATAGGTGCATCCACTGGGATGTTTTTATCCTTAAAGTCTTACAATCTCAAGCATTTTAAATGCACAGCACTTTTTATTATTACAATGCTATTCTTAATAGCAATAGCTATTCAAGCTAGCAGGATTGCCGCTGCAGTTTCTTTTTTAACTATAGCAATTCTTATTACAACACTTCTAAATACCAACAAAATAAAAATATATGCTTTTTT from Candidatus Methylopumilus planktonicus includes these protein-coding regions:
- the ndk gene encoding nucleoside-diphosphate kinase, producing the protein MAIEQTLSIIKPDAVKKNVIGQIYSRFENAGLKIIKAKMTHLSQAEAEGFYAVHKDRPFFKDLVGFMISGPVMIQALEGENAVLKHRDLMGATNPKEAAPGTIRADFAESIDANAVHGSDSLDNAKIEIKYFFG
- the ispG gene encoding flavodoxin-dependent (E)-4-hydroxy-3-methylbut-2-enyl-diphosphate synthase gives rise to the protein MNEILIKKPTYQVMVGSVPVGGGSPIVVQSMTNTDTADIQKTVEQVFDLWKAGSEIVRVTVNNEASADAIPKIVEELKQRNCHVPIVGDFHFNGHKLLQAYPECAKLLAKYRINPGNVGKGSRRDEQFEAMISIAKTYDKPVRIGVNWGSLDQAKLAMMMDENAKLKNPLSSDALMREALIQSALESAEQAVSWGLPKNKIVISCKVSVVQDLILIYHELAKRTSYPLHLGLTEAGMGSKGIVASTAALAILLQQGIGDTIRVSLTPISNEPRTNEVVVAQEILQTMGIRSFTPLVTACPGCGRTTSTYFQELALEIQTFLRDSMPQWKDQFPGVEDMSVAVMGCVVNGPGESKLANIGISLPGTGEIPVAPVFVDGEKTVTLKGDNIAKEFKAIVMSYVESHYSKLK
- the rlmN gene encoding 23S rRNA (adenine(2503)-C(2))-methyltransferase RlmN, producing MTNLLDLDYEHLVSYIETFGEKPYRAKQLMHWIYQESLIDFNEMTDISKVFCDVLKDKTTIEFPSVMSDAMSDDGTRKWLFDVGGNNGIETVFIPEDDRGTLCISSQVGCALECTFCSTGRQGFNRNLTTAEIIGQLWLANFYVRQQDGYNALANSERIISNVVMMGMGEPLANYDNVVSAMKLMLDDRAYGLSRRRVTLSTSGLVNAMDRLKEDCPVALAVSLHASNDKLRDEIVPINKKFPIKELMAGCQRYLEKAPRDFVTFEYVMLDGINDSIEDAKALLQIVKDVPCKFNLIPFNPFPNSGYKCSSYEQIRKFKEVLMNQDYIVTVRKTRGDDIDAACGQLAGQVKDKTTRSLKRMNLT
- a CDS encoding rhodanese-related sulfurtransferase, coding for MQRTYLTTAMYYFVSLPHFKTLREPLLNFCISKNIKGTLLLADEGINGTVAGSEKSTIELLDYLKTDPLFEGHFKNLSHKESWSDKHPFYRMKVKLKKEIVTLGVPGVSPTKVVGKYVKPQDWNKIISDPEVVLIDTRNDYEYAIGSFRNAINPKTNSFREFPEYVRTHFDLKKYKKVAMFCTGGIRCEKASSFMMSEGFDEVYHLEGGILKYLEEVKPDESLWQGECFVFDQRVAIKHGLEVGDYDQCYACRYPLSHDDMKSDKYTPGISCPHCFNTHTPEKLKSLTERQRQVILAKKRGEEHIGKKLV
- a CDS encoding YfgM family protein; the protein is MALDLEEQEQVDELKALWKKYGNYITRGVIAFFVLYGLYQGWGYYQTKQSLAASELYQSIVVLDEKNTKEIMQKSQNLIDDFGGTPYAGRAAILFAKASYLEGLKDKAKEKLEWASSHAKGSATESIALIQLGQILVEEKKYEEALKKANNVDNEGYLGLSNDLKGDILNAMGKKEEAKKAYQEALKRFGPKDPYARFTQEKLESLGV
- the der gene encoding ribosome biogenesis GTPase Der, which gives rise to MLPTIALVGRPNVGKSTLFNRLTKSRDALVADLPGLTRDRHYGRGLGGDMPYIVIDTGGFEPLIEKGIQKEMAKQTLLAIDEADIVFFIVDGRQGVTPHDRVIAELLRKMNRNIYLLVNKTEGMQRGIATAEFFELGLGDPSGISSAHGEGVRDMIQIALEPFKKEDIEVNEVRQKIPKIAIVGRPNVGKSTLVNAFLGEDRVIAFDEPGTTRDSIEIEIERNDKNYILIDTAGIRKKGRVFEAIEKFSVIKTLQAIEEANVAILVVDAEEGITEQDAHVGAYILEAGRALVVAINKWDRLKEDERDIVKQDIQRKLQFLKFAEFQYVSALKKKGLTEILKSVDEAYRGAFIKMSTPKLTRALIDTLQQHQPPISKGIRPKLRYAHQGGSNPPVIVIHGNHVNAIKDSYMRFLESAFRQAFQIIGTPLRVQFKQGENPYLDEEKRKPKEGVVSMRRRKNALRKKLTDKNKLEAKKR
- a CDS encoding ABC transporter ATP-binding protein gives rise to the protein MKKILEVKHLKVSPTNEPRKILVDDVSFDLYPGRTTCIVGESGSGKSLTALSIMKLLSTQLKQTGDIYFEGKNISQLSNVEMRSFRGKSMAMIFQEPMTSLNPVLTVGDQIKEALSVHLNLDNNSLNKKVLSLFKEVGIAADRISSYPDELSGGQRQRIMIAMSIACEPLILIADEPTTALDVTVQAQILKLLRNLKEKRHMAMLFITHDFGVVEEIADDVIVMYQGHMVEKGSVKDVLKKPKHAYTKALLQCVPDAKGIKKLKPIQHRTFI
- a CDS encoding ATP-binding cassette domain-containing protein; the encoded protein is MAKIVKNEVLLEAKGLYKTYTQTSGFFVKKQRVIKALNNVSVSIKKGETLAIVGESGSGKSTLARCLLQLLSLDEGELFFKGKNLNSLDVKDKKYLKRHIQMVFQDPYASLNPRMKISEILEEGLLIHDLGHKIVRDKKMRDMIKKVGLEVSDLNKYPHQFSGGQRQRIGIARALIVEPELVICDEPVSALDVSIQAQILLLLKDLQKELGLSYLFISHDLRVVRHMADNIAVMHQGKIVEQGSIKGIYEKPNANYTRELLNAIPGNHFKFKVS
- a CDS encoding outer membrane protein assembly factor BamD, with protein sequence MRIGIVVIMMLFLASCAIFGPPTELDDTKGLSAERIYEKASERMASKDYKKSVEYLKKLESRYPNSKYGAQAKLDMAYAYYKQQDAAQCVSTIERFIKIHPNHPNLDYAYYLKGVAYFKERGIVEKATFQDVSDRDPKVLRQSFLAFKDLLTLYPNTRYGKDATERMIYLKNKLADHELHIARHYMKVKAYVAALNRAKYVIESYPDSSFVEEALVIMISAYDNLGMDDLKEDNLRILKQNYPNSLMFSKGKDTKKQDWWKFWDKD
- the hisS gene encoding histidine--tRNA ligase gives rise to the protein MPKKLQSIKGFYDVLPDKTPLWYFVEDKIREVLNLYAYEKINLPIVEPTSLFVDSVGTHTDIVEKEMYSWIDPLNEDQLTLRPEGTAGCVRAVIEHNLTYNGPIRLWYQGPMFRHENVQKGRQRQFNQVGVEAFGFSDANIDAEQILLLARLWKALDIKDVELHINSIGDPEDRLTYRTELIRYFETHQDTLDEDSKRRLHQNPLRILDSKNPAMQTMIEGAPKLSEYLNSEAKAHFDAVCGYLEEAGISFKLHHRLVRGLDYYNRTVYEWVTNRLGSQGTIAGGGRYDYLIERLGGDKTPASGFGIGLERIILLLEEMGVVLQNEPNIYVVNLGETAEKYALKLSETLRSHGLKVVLNSGGSSFKSQMKRADKSGAAYAVILGDDEMKEGVAQVKSLRVENVQSKISLVELAQFLLKQTS
- the bamB gene encoding outer membrane protein assembly factor BamB, producing MILFRYLLLVFLSIALLACGPVKDFTDQVSQSIVGQDPIDPPASLKEFKAKLNPKILWSAKLEGTESFEFYPGIIGEEAYAASSDGSLAKFDLKSGKSIWNIKTGEKLSGGVGVGVNEITVGTSTGVLVAYDLNAKLLWKTRLSSQILSTPTIHEGLVIVRTSDNLIHGVNVKDGLKKWTFSRVGPPLSLRSSVGVVASDGVIYAGFPGGKLAAIREDNGSLIWEINVAQPKGVTEIERASDITSVPVIDGLTIYTVAYQGKISAVDRVNARTLWSRDISSYTGLNIEGARIYVAHTGGALYSLAIESGKTYWRQGDLLNRKLTTPLGMGDYVAVGDLEGYVHFLDKETGAFLGRIQLDDDSLPVMRRMVEFETGKFLAQTRNGGLYAIAIQ